In the genome of Oenanthe melanoleuca isolate GR-GAL-2019-014 chromosome 21, OMel1.0, whole genome shotgun sequence, one region contains:
- the ENO1 gene encoding alpha-enolase: MSITKIHAREIFDSRGNPTVEVDLYTNKGLFRAAVPSGASTGIYEALELRDNDKTRYMGKGVSKAVEHVNKTIAPALISKNVNVVEQEKIDKLMLEMDGTENKSKFGANAILGVSLAVCKAGAAEKGVPLYRHIADLAGNPEVILPVPAFNVINGGSHAGNKLAMQEFMILPVGADSFKDAMRVGAEVYHNLKNVIKEKYGKDATNVGDEGGFAPNILENKEALELLKTAIAKAGYTDKVVIGMDVAASEFYRDGKYDLDFKSPDDPSRYISPDQLADLYKGFVKNYPVVSIEDPFDQDDWGAWKKFTGSVNIQVVGDDLTVTNPKRIAKAVEEKACNCLLLKVNQIGSVTESLQACKLAQSNGWGVMVSHRSGETEDTFIADLVVGLCTGQIKTGAPCRSERLAKYNQLLRIEEELGSKARFAGRNFRNPRVN; encoded by the exons ATGTCTATCACCAAGATCCACGCCCGTGAAATCTTTGACTCCCGTGGTAACCCCACTGTTGAGGTTGACCTCTACACCAACAAAG GTCtgttcagagctgctgttcccagcGGTGCCTCCACTGGAATCTATGAAGCCCTGGAGCTCCGTGACAATGACAAGACACGCTACATGGGCAAAG GTGTCTCAAAAGCTGTTGAGCACGTCAATAAAACGATTGCACCTGCACTGATTAGCAAG AATGTGAACGTTGTGGAGCAAGAGAAGATTGACAAGCTGATGCTGGAAATGGATGGGACAGAGAACAAAT CCAAATTTGGTGCCAATGCCATCCTGGGTGTGTCTCTGGCCGTGTGCaaagctggtgctgctgagaaGGGAGTTCCCCTGTACCGGCACATAGCTGACCTTGCTGGAAATCCAGAAGTTATTCTCCCAGTTCCT GCTTTCAACGTGATCAACGGGGGCTCCCATGCTGGGAACAAGCTGGCCATGCAGGAGTTCATGATCCTGCCTGTGGGGGCAGACAGCTTCAAGGACGCCATGCGTGTGGGGGCAGAGGTCTACCACAACCTCAAAAATGTCATCAAGGAGAAGTATGGCAAGGATGCCACCAATGTGGGGGATGAGGGTGGCTTTGCCCCCAACatcctggaaaacaaagaag ctctggagctgctgaagaCAGCCATTGCCAAGGCTGGCTACACAGACAAGGTGGTCATTGGCATGGACGTGGCCGCCTCAGAGTTCTACCGGGACGGCAAGTATGACCTGGACTTCAAATCCCCTGATGATCCCAGCAGATACATCTCTCCTGACCAGCTGGCTGACCTGTACAAGGGCTTTGTCAAGAACTACCCTG TGGTGTCCATTGAAGACCCCTTTGACCAGGATGACTGGGGTGCCTGGAAGAAGTTCACTGGCAGTGTCAACATCCAGGTGGTTGGTGATGATCTGACTGTGACCAACCCCAAGAGAATTGCCAAGGCTGTGGAGGAGAAGGCCTGCAACTGCCTCCTCCTCAAGGTCAACCAGATTGGCTCTGTGACAGAGTCCCTGCAGGC TTGCAAGCTGGCCCAGTCCAATGGCTGGGGTGTGATGGTGAGCCACCGCTCTGGAGAGACAGAGGACACCTTCATTGCTGACCTGGTCGTGGGGCTCTGCACTGGCCAG ATCAAAACCGGTGCCCCGTGCCGATCCGAGCGTCTGGCCAAGTACAACCAGCTGCTGAg AAttgaggaggagctgggcagcaagGCTCGCTTTGCTGGGAGGAACTTCAGGAACCCTCGTGTCAACTAA